Part of the Impatiens glandulifera chromosome 8, dImpGla2.1, whole genome shotgun sequence genome is shown below.
ATCTCAAGGGAGCTTTTTGCAACGTTCACGTAATGCGATCATGGGAGCTGCGGACGCAGTCCGACGAGTGGCGACAAAGGGAACAGGTGCGTTCGTGGAAGATGCTAAACGGACGGAAGCTTTAGTTATGACTGCCGACGGTATGATATGGAGTGGATGCGCAAACGGAATACTCGTCCAATGGGATGGAAACGGCATTCGTTTACAAGATTTTCAACACCATCCTTGCGCCATTCAATGTTTTTGTACAACGGGTACACGGATATGGGTCGGATATGTTAGTGGCGTTGTACAATTATTGGATCTTGACGGAAACTTGATCGCCGGTTGGGTGGCTCATAATGGTCCGGTGATAAAGTTAGTTATTGGGGGTGAGTTTGTTTTCAGTTTGGCTACTCACGGTGGAATACGTGGATGGAACATAACGTCTCCGGGACCAATTGACAATATTTTGCGATTGGAAGTATCAGAAAAGGAAGAGATGTATACTAAACAGGAGAATATTAGGATTTTGATTGGAACTTGGAATGTTGCTCAGGGAAGAGCTTCTCATGAGGCTCTTATGACGTGGTTAGGCTCCGCTATTTCCGACGTCGGCATTGTTGTTGTCGGTTGTCAAGAAGTTGAAATGGGTGCTGGTTTTCTAGCCATGTCTGCCGCCAAAGAAACGGTAAGATTCTTAGATGGTCTATGCAATGATGTTATCTTAATAGATGATAAAAACGTAACAATTttggaaaacaaaatttatttaatgttagcGAAGATCTTTCAAAAGGATAATGGGATTCCTCACCAAATTTGTCAGTTTTCTAGATCAAACCTCGTATAATGTCAAAACTCTGATTAGGTTTGTTTAGAAGAAATTATGGGAGTCTAGTATGTCCACTAAAATCTACTTTTTTGGATGAGATGCGATCCAAGATGTGATTctaattaatgataaatgaatgCGTAAGAGACTTATTTTGGGGAGTCGACCTCGTTTGTGCCTGTGCCTCAAGAAAGTGGAGACGACCGCTCATTTGCTCTTATATTGGTGCAATTGatatttggaatttttttttgagcATTACTAGTATATATTGGATTATGTCGGAAACTATTGATGTTTGCATTACTAGTACGTATATATTGGGTTATGTCGGAAAATATTGATGTTTGTTGGGAAACGCGGATTGAGATTTGCAGGTGGAAACAATGTGACTATATCCTATTATTTTGTGTGGATattgtattaataataaaacacaaaattgaattaattgaagTCTACTTTGGTAATTATAACGTTGTGTAGGTAGGACTTGAAGGGAGTTCTACAGGACAATGGTGGCAAGATGCCATTGGCAAGGCCTTAGAGGAAGGAATCACGTTTGAACGTGTTGGTTCAAGACAATTAGCAGCTTTGCTTATAGGCATATGGTAacaaagtttaattaattacattctcattaattatttctaacTTGTTTATCAAAATTTAGGGTTCGAAAGAGCCTTAGGACGCATGTTGGAGACCTCGATGTAGCCGCGGTTGCTTGTGGCTTGGGTCGTGCCATTGGCAACAAGGTTTGTTGTTCCTTCCCTACATTCTCTTCGATGTTATTCTagttaacaatatttttattctattttcatCATATGATGATAGGGAGGTGTAGGTTTGAGGTTGAGAGTATATGACCGTATTATGTGCTTCGTTAATTGTCACTTGGCCGCACATTTGGAAGCAGTCAATCGTAGGAATGCTGATTTCGATCATATTTATCGATCAATGGTGTTCACCCGCTCGACTCACATCCCTAACGCGGCTGCAGGTAAGATGTCACACAACATGTAACATGCATGATTTGTCGTAAATTAATAATTCTCaatgtaatttattttcttatgtaGCCGGTGTTTCAACTGCGGTTCAAATGGCTCGCAGTACGAATGTATGTTGCCTAACCAAATCTCCACTCCGAGGTTTTCTCCAACCTAATCTAATGATTTTGTTACTCAATAGTCACAGGGGATCGTTCAAGATGAGGTGAGGCCGGATTTGGCCGAAGCGGATCTTGTTGTATTTCTTGGCGATTTCAACTATCGACTCTTTGGCATATCGTATGATGAGGCGAGGGATTTTGTTTCTCAAAGAAGCTTTGATTGGCTGCGGGAGAAAGATCAGCTAAGGGGGGAGATGAAAGCGGGGAAAGTTTTTCAAGGGATGCATGAAGGAATTATTAAATTCCCCCCTACTTACAAGTTTGAAAAAGGAAAACCAGGTTTAGGAGGTAAATATATATTGTGTTATATTGTGACCGATTGATATTGATATTCCTAATTACAAATGTGACAACCGTTTTCTATATTTGTTCACCGGTTTCTCTAGATCTTCCAAAACACTCTTTAACACTATAATGATCTTGTTTCTACCTAGGATATGATTCTGGAGAGAAGAAACGCATACCGGCATGGTGTGATAGGATACTATACCGCGATAATCGACTACTTCCAACATCACAATGTGGCTTAGAATGCCCCGTTGTTTGCTCTATATTACAGTATGTTACTTCTTTTTCACCTCTTCAAAATATAGTTAAACTTCTTAATTACCTTTTTTACCACATAAAATCATAGGTACGAGGCTTGTATGGATGTTACGGAAAGCGACCACAAGCCAGTTAGATGCAAATTGAATCTCGAGATGGCACACGTCGATAGATCGGTGAGAAGGAAAGAAGTGGGGAATATCGTTAAGAACAACGAAGAAATTAGATTGTTACAAGAAGCAACACGATCTGTTCCAGAAACAATCATAGACACAACAAACATTACCCTTCAAAACCAAGAAGCCTTCCCTTtaaaaattactaataaaaGTGAAAACGATCATGTCGCCTTCCAAATCATATGTGAGGGTTTGTCTATCGCGAAAGAGGATGAGGGCGAACCAGAATATCGCCCAAGAGGTTCCTTCGGGTTCCCTCGTTGGCTTCAGGTAAAAGTTGTTACTTGCATTTTCCGTGacaaaaacacataaaaaagAGTTGTCAAAAGTTCAACAAAATAAAGTTGTATCTCAAAACTCCATGGTGTATTTGCTTGTTCATTtcttaattgaaataaataaatttattttaaatgttttcatttttatttttgtgtttaggTATTGCCCGCAGCTGGTCTGATTGGACCTGATCAAACCATGGAGATATCGATCGCTCACGAAGAACCGCATGAAGAACATGCCGATGGAGTTCCACCGAGTTGGTGGTCCGAAGATAATCGAGACAAGGAATTAATTTTGTTGGTGAATATACGAGGAAGCTGCTCAAGCGAGTCAAAGTGTCAACGGATCAGTGTCCACCACAGTTTCTCGAAGACTCCTCAAAATCCCgactcaaaaaataaaaaaagccAAGGAAGTTACCAGCAAAGGACCTCGCTTAAGCAATCTGGTAATGACGAAGAACTCCAAAGTCTtcgtggtggtggtggtgacgGTGGTTCTTGAAAAATATGAATCCGTATATAAGAACCGTCGTAAACCCTAAATTTTTAGGTATTGGCAAATGGAAATTAACCACCCATTACTCATATCTGTAAATAGTATTGGATTTGTTAGAGATTGATTAACAACAGTTATGccaattatttttggttcatttaggttggaatatatatatcatactCCAACTACTTTTAAGATCATGTAaagttcaaataatcaaattggGAAATGCTAGTAATGAGGTTCTTATAATGACTAtctatctaatattttttattttgtaattaagtGTCATATTATAGATGttgaaaatacaaaacaaattGAAAGATATCCTTTTATTTCGATAATAACTAAACTATATACTCATTTAGCaggaaaacaaataatatatttaccgACGTATAAGCGTCACAAGTACTTCTGGCATAAATGTACCGATTAATGTAGCGTAGGTGTTCTACTGGCGCTAAATTAGTGTCGGTAAATTGATTAATAtgataacatattttattttgcaattttagttaattttcaactatcaataaaattaaaaaacatctCACTTTTCTTAAAaagtaaatactaaaatttataaataaaaaaataattatataaaattcaatttataactAGGGATGAGAATAAGATGGTTCGGAGCgagaaatatatttatcatcccCGCACTGTTGTTACTTCAAGGATTTTTTACTACTATCCTTGTCCAGTTCGTTTATACTatattctctaaaaaaaacttatataataaaattatataaatgaattttttatataatatattgaaattttgtattattttaaaaaatacttaaaacttttataaaatataatgaataaataaaataaatttatgattttatatatttaattgtgtttatagtatTCGGGGCAGAATCGAGGTGTGATGGGGCGGGAACATAAATATCATCCCCGGTCAACTACCGGTCAAACCGGTCAAACCGAGAAAAAATCGTcctaaaagaaataattaagtTCAATTACCGCGTAACggtttcaaattatcatccttatttataactattaaaaAGTCAAGGAAGTTGAGGtgcaataattttttattttactaaattataaaaaagaattattaaaagaaaattcaattATCAACCATTACATTCTATTTtccatttttagaaaaataaaaagtacactttttaaaatcaataacaaGGACATCAATAAAAATCAACACGTCATGCATCATGCATGACATTGAAGTAAGTAACAAGTGGACTTAATCAAAAGAATTATgagtcaaataattaattaatattaaattctgaattaaaaaaaaaaagaaaatcctTGCATTTTAATGCATGTCATTTTTACGTGAATTTCATCTTACaggaataatttatttacacaGTTTTTTTCCCGAGAAAGTTAATTgagaatgtttttattttaataccaGCTTCTGAGTTGTATTTCTGGATCTTTGTTATgcatgataaattttattttgaattattaatgaatttttgtTGAGTTTTCAACTCAATTGCATTATTAATGAAATGGAtcaattaatcttttataaaagaatgattttttttctgaTAACATTCTTTTCCATATTCAACTttacaaagataaaaaaaacaaaaccaagTAATCGAAGATTATTATTATCAACTAGCAAATtgttattatcaaataataaattattatttatatttgaaaaaaatgaactttATGTTCGAAAAAATAAACTTACTTAAATTGCCTGacg
Proteins encoded:
- the LOC124912853 gene encoding type I inositol polyphosphate 5-phosphatase 12-like codes for the protein MAEHLEDDDKEALASLSNEPTPRKSHSHSQQLRTSTGVFRKRHHQVRKHSLDEREQTRGDSDDDLYHHSASVSASAAIDHVSPAIGGSNRYEYRLDQQVGGYEVGGNEGGGGGGGYSLPEFVASGGTGIFKVPVRAAVHPTRPPCLELRPHPLRETQVGKFLRTIGCTESQLWAGQESGLRVWNLLDAHEPGLGMGGRARRGDEDASPFYESVSTSPTMCLVIDLGNKLVWSGHKDGKIRSWKTDQAMDDNPFKDGLSWQAHRGPVLCMAVSSHGDIWTGSEGGVIKIWSWEAIEKSLSLSSEERHMAGLLVERSGIDLRSQVTVNGVCNISSSEVRSLLADTVRAKVWAAGALSFSLWDARTRELLKVYNVEGNIENRVDMPTNASTQEQQQVDEDMKDMKDMNVKSGSKSKKEKSQGSFLQRSRNAIMGAADAVRRVATKGTGAFVEDAKRTEALVMTADGMIWSGCANGILVQWDGNGIRLQDFQHHPCAIQCFCTTGTRIWVGYVSGVVQLLDLDGNLIAGWVAHNGPVIKLVIGGEFVFSLATHGGIRGWNITSPGPIDNILRLEVSEKEEMYTKQENIRILIGTWNVAQGRASHEALMTWLGSAISDVGIVVVGCQEVEMGAGFLAMSAAKETVGLEGSSTGQWWQDAIGKALEEGITFERVGSRQLAALLIGIWVRKSLRTHVGDLDVAAVACGLGRAIGNKGGVGLRLRVYDRIMCFVNCHLAAHLEAVNRRNADFDHIYRSMVFTRSTHIPNAAAGKMSHNITNSQGIVQDEVRPDLAEADLVVFLGDFNYRLFGISYDEARDFVSQRSFDWLREKDQLRGEMKAGKVFQGMHEGIIKFPPTYKFEKGKPGLGGYDSGEKKRIPAWCDRILYRDNRLLPTSQCGLECPVVCSILQYEACMDVTESDHKPVRCKLNLEMAHVDRSVRRKEVGNIVKNNEEIRLLQEATRSVPETIIDTTNITLQNQEAFPLKITNKSENDHVAFQIICEGLSIAKEDEGEPEYRPRGSFGFPRWLQVLPAAGLIGPDQTMEISIAHEEPHEEHADGVPPSWWSEDNRDKELILLVNIRGSCSSESKCQRISVHHSFSKTPQNPDSKNKKSQGSYQQRTSLKQSGNDEELQSLRGGGGDGGS